The proteins below come from a single Triticum aestivum cultivar Chinese Spring chromosome 5D, IWGSC CS RefSeq v2.1, whole genome shotgun sequence genomic window:
- the LOC123123726 gene encoding uncharacterized protein has protein sequence MHRRRGGPAEISIRQGGGGGAARREAPRRRRGAASAIPPSLAGDAAAFLACRSACSGLCPSRSCGGDEAGVCAEERHRTSLGTTHGGDGAGCSVLAGVVARRRRGRRRRRGAQAVPTSDHHRHLCSTTWSRTRAAPLPPGCLEISVGVLARALLGRWQI, from the exons ATGCACCGGCGACGAGGTGGGCCGGCTGAGATATCGATCAGACAGGGAGGGGGTGGGGGTGCCGCTCGGCGTGAGGCTCCTCGTCGGCGCCGAGGCGCAGCCAGCGCCATCCCTCCAAGTTTGGCCGGGGACGCTGCGGCCTTCCTCGCCTGCCGGTCCGCCTGCTCAGGACTCTGTCCTAGCCGGAGTTgcggcggagacgaggccggcgTCTGCGCGGAGGAGCGCCACCGGACCAGCCTCGGGACGACGCACGGCGGAGATGGGGCGGGCTGCTCTGTCCTCGCCGGAGTCGTTGCGAGACGGAgacgaggcaggcggcggcgccgAGGAGCTCAAGCGGTCCCAACATCGGACCACCACAGGCATTTGTGCTCCACGACGTGGTCACGAACGCGAGCTGCCCCGCTCCCGCCGGGGTGCTTGGAGATCAGCGTCGGTGTCCTAGCTAGAGCTTTGCTTG GAAGATGGCAAATATAG